Proteins found in one Populus alba chromosome 14, ASM523922v2, whole genome shotgun sequence genomic segment:
- the LOC118041934 gene encoding pentatricopeptide repeat-containing protein At1g02060, chloroplastic-like yields MTPIANSRTRALFGRHFLFNVSSQDQAQLLLALRHYSSSNEEQLDADDVKEPRKSSNKSKTAKSMARLINSKPWSTELESSLFSLSPSISKTTFFQVLRFIASPPKAFEFFNWASRNGFTHDSRSYFMMLEILGRNGNLNIARNFLFSIERRSNGSVKIEDRFCNTLLRSYGNAGLFNEAIKLFSLMKSSGVSPSVITFNSLLLILLKRGRTNMAHSVFDEMCGTYGVTPDTYTFNILIRGFCKNSMVDKGFRFFKEMSRFNCEPDVVTYNTLVDGLCRAGKVRIAHNVVKGMVKKMKDLSPDVVTYTTLVRGYCMKQEIDEALVVFEEMVSRGLKPNDITYNTLIKGLCEVQKFDKIKEILGGAVGGRGFVPDTCTYNTLMNAQCDAGNFDEALKMFKKMKELKVQPDSATYSVLIRNLCQRGDFERAEQLFDKLSDEDILLRDDGCTPLVAAYNPIFDFLCKNGKTSKAERVFRQLMKKGTQDPPSYKTLIIGHCKEGTFEAGYKLLLFMLRRDYVPDFETYVLLINGFLQKGEPILAYKTLERMLKSSYLPKTSVFHSILSELLKNDFARESASFVVLMIDRKIRQNINLSTHTVRLLFGSGLRIKAFQIVELLYDNGYVVDMEELIGFICQNGKLLDAQKMLSFCLEKGHNVDINVCNVVIEGLCKMKRPLEAFGLYYMLVEKSNHQQLSCLEGLRTALEAGGRSEEAKFVSKRMPDERQLADLWNSSFSALLHCSAAEPAEQYQLNLFTWSGNQPGPFLSRAVLMERGHDSSEFLALAYVKLSRLALVYISLLCDASSIKFSLYQTIFFLNLLKMSKTIGNGVSKHHATLTRRAPTPGKATILATGKAFPSQLVPQECLVEGYMRNTKCDDASIKEKLERLCKSTTVKTRYTVMSKEILEKYPELATEGSPTIKQRLEIANPAVVEMALEASIACINEWGGSVKDITHVVYVSSSEIRLPGGDLYLASQLGLRNDVGRVMLYFLGCYGGVTGLRVAKDIAENNPGSRILLTTSETTILGFRPPNKARPYDLVGAALFGDGAAAVIIGADPVIGKESPFMELSYAVQQFLPGTQNVIDGRLSEEGINFKLGRDLPQKIEDNIEEFCRKLMSKAGLTEFNDLFWAVHPGGPAILNRLESNLKLNTEKLECSRRALINYGNVSSNTIVYVLEYMKEELKREGGEEWGLALAFGPGITFEGILLRSL; encoded by the exons ATGACCCCCATTGCCAATTCTCGGACGCGGGCACTCTTTGGAAGACATTTCTTATTCAACGTCAGCTCTCAAGACCAAGCACAACTCCTCTTAGCTCTCAG GCACTACTCATCTTCCAATGAAGAACAACTCGACGCTGATGATGTTAAGGAGCCAAGAAAATCCTCAAACAAATCCAAGACAGCTAAATCAATGGCAAGACTCATTAACTCAAAACCCTGGTCAACTGAACTTgaatcttctcttttttctctttctccttcaaTTTCTAAAACCACTTTCTTTCAAGTTCTTCGCTTTATTGCTTCCCCACCAAaagcttttgaatttttcaactGGGCTTCAAGAAACGGGTTCACTCATGATAGCCGATCGTATTTTATGATGCTAGAAATCTTGGGTCGTAATGGAAATCTCAATATTGctcgtaattttttgttttctattgagAGAAGGTCCAATGGGAGTGTTAAGATTGAAGATAGGTTTTGTAACACTTTGTTGAGGAGTTATGGTAATGCTGGGTTGTTTAATGAAGCTATAAAGCTTTTTAGTTTAATGAAGTCAAGTGGGGTGTCACCATCTGTTATTACATTTAATAGTCTTTTGTTAATCTTGCTTAAAAGAGGAAGGACCAATATGGCACATAgtgtgtttgatgaaatgtgTGGGACTTATGGGGTTACGCCGGATACATATACTTTTAATATCTTGATTAGAGGCTTTTGTAAGAATTCGATGGTTGATAAAGGGTTTAGGTTTTTCAAGGAAATGTCAAGGTTTAATTGTGAGCCTGATGTGGTTACTTACAATACACTTGTTGATGGGTTGTGTAGGGCGGGGAAGGTCAGGATTGCACATAATGTGGTTAAAGGGATGGTTAAGAAAATGAAGGATTTGAGTCCTGATGTTGTTACTTATACTACTTTGGTTAGAGGGTATTGTATGAAACAAGAGATTGATGAGGCTCTGGTTGTTTTTGAAGAGATGGTTAGTAGAGGGTTAAAACCGAATGATATTACCTACAACACCCTTATAAAGGGTCTTTGCGAAGTGCAGAAGTTTGATAAGATCAAAGAGATTTTGGGGGGAGCTGTAGGGGGTAGAGGGTTTGTTCCGGATACTTGTACATATAACACTTTGATGAATGCACAGTGTGACGCAGGGAATTTCGATGAGGCTTTGAAGATGTTTAAGAAAATGAAGGAGTTGAAAGTCCAACCAGACTCAGCTACATACAGTGTTTTGATCAGGAATTTGTGTCAAAGGGGGGATTTTGAGAGAGCAGAGCAATTGTTCGACAAGCTATCTGATGAGGATATTTTGTTACGTGATGATGGCTGTACTCCTCTTGTTGCGGCTTACAATccaatttttgattttttatgtaaaaatggAAAGACTAGCAAGGCTGAGAGAGTGTTCAGGCAGCTAATGAAAAAGGGAACACAAGATCCTCCTTCATACAAGACCTTGATCATTGGGCACTGTAAGGAAGGTACTTTTGAGGCTGGGTATAAGCTCCTGCTCTTTATGTTGAGAAGAGATTATGTGCCTGATTTTGAAACCTATGTGCTGTTGATTAACGGTTTCTTGCAGAAAGGTGAACCAATTCTGGCCTACAAGACCCTGGAGAGGATGCTAAAAAGTTCCTATCTACCTAAAACTTCTGTTTTCCATTCTATACTCTCAGAACTTCTGAAAAATGATTTTGCCCGTGAATCAGCTAGCTTTGTTGTATTGATGATAGACAGAAAAATTAGACAAAATATCAATCTCTCAACACATACCGTGAGGTTGCTCTTTGGTAGTGGACTGCGAATTAAAGCATTCCAGATTGTTGAATTACTTTATGATAATGGATATGTGGTTGACATGGAAGAATTGATTGGTTTCATTTGCCAGAATGGGAAGTTACTAGACGCACAAAAGATGTTGTCATTTTGTTTGGAGAAGGGTCACAATGTGGATATTAACGTGTGCAATGTAGTTATTGAAGGTCTGTGTAAAATGAAAAGACCTTTAGAAGCATTTGGGTTGTACTACATGCTAGTGGAGAAAAGTAATCATCAGCAGTTGAGCTGCCTAGAAGGTTTGAGAACTGCCTTGGAGGCTGGGGGAAGATCAGAGGAAGCAAAATTTGTATCTAAGAGGATGCCCGATGAGAGGCAGCTGGCAGATCTCT GGAACTCTAGCTTTAGTGCACTGCTTCACTGCTCAGCAGCAGAACCAGCTGAGCAGTATCAACTGAACCTGTTCACATGGTCAGGTAATCAACCAGGGCCTTTCCTTTCT AGGGCTGTCTTGATGGAGCGCGGACATGATTCTTCTGAATTCCTGGCTTTGGCTTATGTAAAATT ATCACGTTTAGCTCTCGTTTATATTTCCCTGCTTTGTGATGCTTCATCCATTAAATTCTCTTTGTACCAAACTATCTTCTTCCTAAACCTGTTGAAGATGTCTAAAACGATTGGCAACGGGGTTTCAAAGCACCATGCCACACTCACCAGGCGCGCACCCACTCCAGGCAAGGCAACAATACTTGCAACAGGCAAGGCCTTCCCCAGCCAACTTGTTCCTCAGGAATGCTTGGTGGAGGGTTATATGCGTAACACCAAATGCGATGATGCTTCCATTAAGGAGAAACTGGAGCGACTTT GTAAATCCACTACTGTGAAGACAAGGTACACAGTCATGTCCAAGGAGATACTAGAAAAATACCCGGAACTTGCAACAGAGGGCTCTCCGACGATCAAGCAAAGACTCGAAATAGCAAACCCGGCAGTTGTTGAGATGGCACTGGAAGCAAGCATTGCTTGCATCAATGAATGGGGTGGATCGGTAAAAGACATCACCCATGTTGTCTATGTTTCTTCCAGTGAGATACGCTTACCGGGTGGTGATCTCTACCTTGCCAGTCAGCTTGGACTAAGGAATGACGTTGGCCGAGTAATGCTTTACTTCCTGGGCTGTTATGGAGGCGTCACTGGACTTAGAGTTGCCAAGGACATAGCTGAAAACAACCCAGGAAGCCGTATCTTATTAACTACTTCCGAGACAACGATTCTTGGTTTTCGCCCTCCAAACAAGGCACGCCCTTACGACCTTGTGGGGGCCGCACTCTTTGGTGATGGAGCTGCAGCTGTGATTATCGGAGCTGACCCTGTGATAGGTAAAGAGTCTCCTTTCATGGAGCTGAGCTATGCTGTTCAACAATTCTTGCCAGGTACACAGAATGTGATCGATGGACGCCTTTCTGAAGAGGGCATAAACTTCAAGCTTGGGAGGGATCTTCCTCAGAAAATTGAAGACAACATCGAGGAGTTTTGCAGGAAGCTTATGTCAAAGGCTGGTCTAACTGAGTTCAATGATTTGTTCTGGGCAGTCCATCCTGGTGGCCCAGCAATACTTAACAGGCTAGAGAGCAATCTCAAATTAAACACAGAGAAGCTGGAATGCAGCAGGAGGGCTCTAATCAACTACGGGAATGTCAGCAGTAATACCATAGTCTATGTTTTGGAATACATGAAGGAAGAGTTGAAGAGAGAAGGAGGGGAAGAATGGGGACTTGCCTTGGCTTTTGGACCAGGCATTACTTTTGAAGGCATCCTTCTTCGTAGCCTATAA
- the LOC118041491 gene encoding uncharacterized protein, translated as MEEEPGNPRRSSEESTTPFLSLNDGLIPQLFTSVPSLNEAASYLAQSTSLFTRCFSDYSVEYPSSGVSVTHEQELTTFSSTQNGALLDSDRSSSSGSHSATDTPPIHSGVTINSSEGPSQNTSALVQSNNSGQSGLSMFQGLIERARRTVRGSADDIGWLQHASGMPSVEDGTGRFMEILDNIRHGLHKLPNSIVYLLVPGLFSNHGPLYFVSTKTSFSKMGLACHIAKIHSEASVEKNAREIKEYIEEIYWGSQKRVMLLGHSKGGVDAAAALSLYWSDLKDKVVGLALAQSPYGGSPIASDILREGQLGDYVNIRRLMEIIICKVIKGDMQALEDLTYERRKEFLTKHQLPSELPVVSFHTEAGITPAVLATLSHVAHAELPLMAPLSAGESPKLPVVIPLGAAMAACAQLLQIRYGEKSDGLVTCRDAEVPGSTVVRPKCKLDHAWMVYSSLNGDPSDWDASQVCEALLTLLVEVGQRKRHEFAMKDE; from the exons ATGGAGGAGGAACCAGGAAATCCTAGAAGAAGTAGTGAAGAATCAACCACGCCTTTCTTG TCACTGAATGATGGGCTAATTCCGCAGTTATTCACATCAGTGCCATCATTAAATGAAGCTGCCTCTTATCTAGCTCAATCTACTTCGTTGTTTACTCGCTGCTTCTCTGATTATTCTG TGGAATATCCTTCTTCTGGGGTTTCTGTCACACATGAACAGGAGTTGACAACGTTTTCTTCCACACAAAATGGGGCCTTGCTGGATAGTGATCGCTCATCTTCAAGCGGAAGTCATTCTGCCACCGATACCCCTCCTATCCATTCTGGAGTAACAATAAACTCTTCTGAAGGACCATCTCAAAATACTAGTGCACTTGTACAATCAAATAACAGTGGTCAAAGCGGACTTTCAATGTTTCAAGG GCTTATTGAGCGTGCACGGAGGACTGTTCGTGGATCTGCTGACGATATAGGGTGGCTGCAACATGCTTCAGGTATGCCTTCAGTTGAAGATGGAACTGGAAGGTTTATGGAAATTCTTGATAACATAAG GCATGGTCTACACAAGTTGCCAAATTCGATAGTTTATCTGTTGGTGCCAG GTCTTTTCAGTAATCATGGACCgctttattttgtttctacaAAAACGAGTTTCTCAAAGATGGGTCTGGCATGTCACATTGCCAAGATTCATAGTGAG GCTTCAGTTGAGAAAAATGCCAGAGAGATAAAAGAATACATCGAGGAAATTTACTGGGGTTCACAGAAACGCGTCATGCTTCTTGGACATAGCAAAGGGGGAGTAGATGCAGCGGCTGCTTTGTCATTGTATTGGTCAGATTTGAAAGACAAGGTTGTCGGATTAGCATTAGCGCAGAGTCCATATGGTGGTAGTCCGATAGCTTCGGATATTTTACGTGAAGGACAGCTTGGAGATTATGTAAATATACGGAGACTTATGGAGATTATAATCTGTAAAGTGATTAAG GGTGACATGCAAGCTTTAGAAGACTTGACTTATGAGAGGAGGAAGGAATTCTTGACGAAACACCAATTGCCAAGCGAGCTTCCTGTTGTATCTTTTCATACTGAAGCGGGCATTACACCTGCTGTTCTAGCCACACTGTCTCATGTTGCTCATGCAGAGTTGCCCTTGATGGCACCTCTATCTGCTGGTGAATCACCAAAACTCCCAGTGGTAATACCCCTCGGTGCTGCAATGGCTGCGTGTGCCCAACTACTACAAATCAGGTATGGAGAGAAGAGTGACGGGCTTGTCACATGCCGGGATGCAGAAGTCCCTGGATCCACAGTAGTGCGACCCAAATGTAAACTGGATCATGCTTGGATGGTCTATTCATCTCTGAACGGCGACCCTTCTGATTGGGATGCTTCTCAAGTGTGTGAAGCTCTGTTAACATTGCTTGTGGAAGTCGGTCAAAGGAAGAGACATGAATTTGCAATGAAAGATGAATGA